One Lacticaseibacillus rhamnosus genomic window carries:
- a CDS encoding endonuclease MutS2, with protein MNTKILRTLEYDKIQQAILRQVVTANGQKMVQNMTPQTDPEKVQRALDETADGASALRLKGGIPVPQLENIDPALKRVDIGAVLNGQELASISRVLQTVSAIDKFLTDLQDQIDFRQLYSLQAELTVLPQLSRRLKTAVDPEGTLTDEASPELHGIREQIKRIEGDIRGKMSEYTRGAQSKYLSDPIVTIRDDRYVIPVKAAYRAKFGGVVHDQSATGQTLFVEPQAIVALNNRLREAQMAETAEINRVLAELSNELAPYTGQIKANAAVLGHFDFINAKAKLAKAQKATEPLVSAENDVLLRHARHPLIDPHQVVGNDIPLGADYQAMVITGPNTGGKTITLKTLGLLQLMGQSGLFIPADDESRIGIFDEVFADIGDEQSIEQNLSTFSAHMDNIVHILKQLSQNSLVLFDELGAGTDPQEGAALAIAILDAVGEVGAYVVATTHYPELKLYGYNTPKTINASMEFDSQTLQPTYRLLVGVPGRSNAFDISLRLGLPHTIVDRAKSMIGSDSHELNDMISDLEKQRKAAETARASAQRQLAAAQALHDELASAYHTFTTERDAQLHQAKEKANALVDKAQKKADKIIKQLRQMQLTNPGTVKENQLIAAKTDLKRLHQDEPLQKNRVLRREREKQALHVGDEVKVASYDQTGTLLQQFDEHHWQVQLGILKMKVPTTELEKIKPSKQVAKQRPVVKVSGGGMSGPSTTLDLRGERYDQAMADLDQYIDAALLAGYPSVTIIHGLGTGAIRNGVTQYLKRHRQVKSFGFAPQNAGGSGATIVNFK; from the coding sequence ATGAACACGAAGATTTTAAGAACACTTGAGTACGACAAAATTCAACAGGCCATACTGCGCCAAGTGGTAACGGCAAATGGACAGAAAATGGTCCAAAACATGACCCCGCAAACAGATCCCGAAAAGGTTCAGCGAGCATTAGACGAAACCGCAGATGGAGCTTCGGCATTGCGACTTAAGGGCGGCATTCCGGTTCCACAGTTGGAAAATATTGACCCAGCGCTAAAACGGGTTGATATTGGCGCCGTGCTAAATGGTCAGGAGTTGGCCAGCATCAGTCGGGTCCTGCAAACAGTCAGTGCAATTGATAAATTCTTAACGGATTTGCAAGACCAGATTGACTTTCGCCAGTTGTATTCACTGCAGGCCGAGCTGACCGTGCTGCCACAATTATCTCGGCGGTTAAAGACGGCTGTGGATCCAGAAGGAACGCTAACGGATGAAGCTAGTCCGGAGCTGCATGGTATTCGCGAACAGATTAAGCGAATCGAAGGCGATATTCGCGGCAAAATGTCCGAATATACTCGCGGGGCGCAGTCCAAATATTTAAGCGATCCGATTGTGACCATTCGTGACGATCGCTACGTTATTCCCGTAAAAGCAGCTTATCGTGCCAAGTTTGGCGGGGTCGTTCACGATCAGAGTGCCACCGGACAGACGCTTTTTGTTGAGCCTCAGGCAATCGTTGCGCTGAATAATCGCTTACGTGAGGCACAAATGGCTGAAACAGCCGAAATTAATCGCGTTTTGGCTGAACTGTCGAATGAATTGGCGCCGTATACCGGCCAAATTAAGGCTAATGCGGCAGTTTTGGGACATTTTGATTTTATTAATGCCAAAGCCAAGCTGGCAAAAGCTCAAAAGGCAACCGAGCCACTCGTATCAGCAGAAAATGATGTCCTGCTGCGCCATGCCCGTCATCCGCTCATCGATCCCCATCAGGTGGTTGGCAATGACATTCCGCTTGGCGCCGATTATCAAGCTATGGTGATTACCGGCCCCAACACCGGCGGGAAAACGATCACGTTAAAAACGCTGGGATTGCTGCAGTTAATGGGGCAATCCGGCCTATTCATCCCGGCTGACGATGAGAGTCGGATCGGGATCTTTGATGAAGTTTTTGCTGATATTGGTGATGAGCAGTCGATTGAGCAGAACTTATCGACGTTTTCTGCCCACATGGATAACATTGTCCATATTCTTAAGCAGCTTTCGCAAAACAGTCTCGTCTTGTTTGATGAACTAGGCGCCGGCACGGATCCGCAAGAAGGGGCAGCGTTGGCGATTGCGATTTTGGACGCGGTGGGTGAAGTCGGCGCGTATGTGGTGGCAACGACTCATTACCCGGAATTAAAGCTCTATGGCTACAACACTCCGAAGACCATCAATGCCTCAATGGAGTTTGATAGTCAAACCCTTCAACCGACTTATCGCCTGTTGGTAGGCGTTCCGGGTCGCTCGAACGCCTTTGACATTTCGTTACGGTTGGGGTTGCCCCACACAATTGTTGACCGTGCCAAGTCGATGATCGGATCCGATAGTCATGAACTTAACGACATGATTAGCGATTTGGAAAAACAGCGTAAGGCGGCCGAAACTGCTCGCGCTTCTGCACAGCGGCAATTAGCAGCAGCTCAGGCACTTCATGATGAATTGGCGAGCGCATATCACACGTTTACCACCGAGCGCGATGCTCAGCTACACCAGGCCAAGGAAAAGGCGAATGCGCTAGTTGACAAAGCACAGAAAAAAGCGGATAAAATTATTAAGCAGCTGCGGCAAATGCAATTGACCAATCCGGGTACCGTCAAAGAAAATCAGTTAATCGCAGCCAAAACCGATCTAAAACGGTTGCATCAAGATGAACCGCTTCAGAAGAACCGCGTGTTGCGGCGAGAACGCGAAAAGCAGGCGTTGCATGTTGGTGATGAGGTTAAGGTTGCCAGTTATGATCAAACCGGGACCTTGTTACAACAATTCGATGAGCATCATTGGCAGGTACAGTTGGGAATTTTGAAAATGAAAGTCCCGACAACCGAGCTTGAAAAGATCAAACCATCTAAGCAGGTAGCCAAGCAGCGGCCGGTCGTCAAAGTCAGTGGCGGTGGCATGAGCGGCCCTTCAACAACCTTGGATCTACGCGGCGAACGCTACGATCAGGCCATGGCTGACTTAGACCAGTATATTGACGCAGCACTGTTAGCCGGGTACCCATCCGTCACAATTATTCACGGTTTAGGCACCGGTGCGATCCGCAATGGGGTTACCCAATATCTGAAACGTCATCGCCAAGTCAAAAGCTTTGGATTTGCCCCGCAAAATGCTGGCGGCTCCGGCGCGACGATTGTTAATTTCAAGTAG
- the dltA gene encoding D-alanine--poly(phosphoribitol) ligase subunit DltA has translation MIDNVITAIDRVAAEHPTRVAYDYEGTQYTYAQLKEGSDRLAGFFAESLPAGEPIIVYGGQTFDMVEVFLGLSKSGHAYIPIDTHSPNERITQVQDVAHAPAVIEVAPLPITVPDVKIIRAPALHQAEQSHAPIHSLQHAVAGDDNYYIIFTSGTTGKPKGVQISHDNLLSYVNWNISDFGLEEGVVAMSQPPYSFDLSVMDLYPTLVLGGTLKALPKEVTDNFKELFATLPKLGLNEWVSTPSFVEIALLDPNFKQENYPNLTHFLFCGEELVNKTAQALITRFPKATVYNTYGPTEATVAVTGMAITQAIVDQYPRLPIGYAKPDTNVYVVDEQGEQVSAGTEGELMIVGPSVSKGYLNNPDKTAAAFFKAGNQRGYRSGDLVTMTADGMVFYRGRTDFQVKLHGYRIELEDVDHNLNQVSYIKQASTVPRYDKDHKVAQLIAFAVAKPNDFDSEMKLTQAIKAELGKMVMEYMIPQRIIYRDQLPLTANGKVDRKALIAEVNH, from the coding sequence ATGATCGATAATGTTATTACAGCGATTGATCGGGTCGCCGCAGAGCATCCAACGCGCGTGGCTTATGATTATGAAGGAACCCAATATACCTACGCCCAGTTGAAAGAAGGCAGTGACCGCCTTGCTGGATTCTTTGCGGAATCATTGCCGGCTGGTGAACCCATCATTGTCTATGGTGGTCAAACCTTTGACATGGTTGAGGTTTTCCTTGGACTTTCTAAATCAGGGCATGCCTACATTCCGATCGACACGCATAGTCCAAATGAACGGATTACCCAGGTGCAAGATGTTGCCCATGCGCCTGCTGTGATTGAAGTGGCACCGCTTCCGATTACGGTCCCAGATGTCAAGATTATTCGGGCACCGGCGTTACATCAAGCTGAGCAGTCACACGCGCCAATTCATTCACTGCAGCATGCGGTTGCTGGCGATGATAATTACTACATCATCTTTACAAGCGGCACAACGGGGAAACCAAAAGGCGTTCAGATTAGTCACGATAACCTTTTGAGCTATGTGAACTGGAATATTTCCGACTTTGGGCTTGAAGAAGGCGTTGTCGCCATGTCTCAGCCGCCGTATTCCTTTGACCTAAGTGTGATGGATCTTTATCCGACCTTGGTTTTAGGCGGCACCTTGAAGGCTTTACCAAAAGAAGTCACTGATAACTTTAAAGAATTATTTGCGACGTTGCCAAAATTGGGCTTGAACGAATGGGTATCAACCCCTTCTTTTGTCGAAATTGCGTTACTTGATCCGAATTTCAAGCAGGAAAATTATCCGAACCTGACCCATTTTCTGTTTTGCGGTGAGGAGCTAGTTAATAAAACCGCCCAAGCGCTGATCACACGTTTCCCGAAAGCAACCGTCTATAACACGTATGGTCCGACCGAAGCCACCGTTGCGGTTACGGGAATGGCGATTACCCAGGCGATTGTTGATCAATATCCGCGGTTACCGATTGGCTATGCGAAGCCTGATACCAACGTTTATGTGGTTGATGAGCAAGGTGAACAGGTTTCAGCTGGCACAGAAGGCGAATTGATGATCGTGGGTCCAAGCGTGTCGAAAGGGTATCTCAATAATCCGGACAAAACAGCCGCGGCATTTTTCAAGGCTGGCAATCAACGCGGTTATCGGTCTGGTGACTTAGTGACCATGACCGCAGATGGGATGGTCTTTTATCGCGGTCGGACTGATTTCCAGGTTAAGTTGCATGGTTATCGCATTGAGCTAGAAGATGTTGATCATAATTTGAATCAGGTTTCTTATATTAAGCAGGCATCAACGGTTCCGCGGTATGACAAGGATCATAAAGTTGCCCAGTTGATTGCCTTTGCGGTTGCCAAACCAAATGACTTTGATAGCGAAATGAAACTAACGCAGGCAATTAAAGCCGAACTAGGGAAAATGGTGATGGAATATATGATTCCCCAACGGATTATTTACCGGGATCAGTTACCGTTAACGGCTAATGGCAAGGTTGATCGCAAAGCACTGATTGCAGAGGTAAATCATTAA
- a CDS encoding teichoic acid D-Ala incorporation-associated protein DltX, producing the protein MFAKLKAVWENPTFRFIFWTVTYFVILLVLVYLYGYSGINNSKFIYNEF; encoded by the coding sequence ATGTTCGCAAAATTAAAAGCGGTGTGGGAAAATCCCACATTTCGGTTCATCTTTTGGACCGTCACGTATTTCGTGATACTGCTGGTCTTGGTTTATCTATACGGTTACAGCGGTATTAACAACAGTAAATTCATTTATAACGAGTTTTAA
- a CDS encoding cell division protein ZapA, whose protein sequence is MSEEKRRFKAVIGDKAYTIIGPGSEQHFLTVTKLLNERLDQVKKLAPDLTAEEQAILVAFNAVSDQVKLLAAQQDHSDQKA, encoded by the coding sequence ATGAGTGAAGAGAAGCGTCGTTTTAAGGCCGTTATCGGTGATAAAGCGTATACGATTATCGGTCCCGGATCCGAACAGCACTTTTTGACGGTCACGAAGCTGTTGAATGAACGGCTTGATCAAGTCAAAAAACTTGCGCCGGATCTGACTGCCGAGGAACAGGCGATTTTAGTTGCCTTCAATGCTGTTTCTGATCAAGTTAAATTGCTGGCAGCCCAGCAGGATCATTCCGATCAGAAAGCATAA
- a CDS encoding CvpA family protein: MISITIILVLAYFYYSGARRGAALQWLHVGGYALSFLAATALARPLGEHFTLLIPYPSATNAGQFAFYSDKIGLTLDDAFYRGFAFLVVLTIGWLLTRIAALWFHDLTYKAMAHKKSALIGGWANLAIGYIFLFLILSLLALIPITGIQHGLDHSLVAKMMIKYSPGLTQFVNALWL, encoded by the coding sequence TTGATTTCAATTACGATTATTTTAGTTTTGGCCTATTTCTATTATAGCGGGGCCCGCCGCGGTGCAGCCTTACAGTGGTTGCATGTAGGTGGTTATGCCTTGAGTTTTTTAGCTGCAACGGCACTAGCCCGACCTTTGGGAGAACACTTTACGTTGTTGATCCCTTATCCCTCTGCGACGAATGCAGGCCAGTTTGCCTTTTATTCCGATAAAATCGGCTTGACGTTGGATGATGCATTTTATCGCGGATTTGCTTTTTTAGTGGTGCTGACGATCGGCTGGTTATTGACGCGGATTGCGGCTTTGTGGTTCCACGACTTGACGTATAAAGCAATGGCGCACAAAAAGAGTGCATTAATAGGCGGCTGGGCCAATTTAGCGATAGGGTATATTTTTTTATTTCTCATTTTGTCATTATTGGCATTGATTCCCATCACCGGTATTCAACATGGGCTTGATCACTCGCTTGTTGCCAAAATGATGATTAAATACTCACCTGGGCTGACACAGTTTGTGAATGCCCTTTGGTTATGA
- a CDS encoding DUF1292 domain-containing protein, whose translation MANNEHVKPGDDNQQITLIDEKGNEELYQVLFTFDSEDYGKSYVLLYPASEDDDQEVEIQAFSFTPDANGDASSGDLFPIEDDKEWDMVEEVLNTFLADDDSNLQD comes from the coding sequence ATGGCAAATAATGAACATGTCAAACCCGGTGACGACAATCAGCAGATTACCCTGATTGACGAAAAGGGTAATGAAGAGCTATATCAGGTTTTGTTTACATTTGATTCCGAAGATTATGGTAAGAGCTACGTACTGTTGTATCCTGCCAGTGAAGATGATGATCAGGAAGTCGAAATTCAGGCTTTCTCGTTCACACCTGATGCAAACGGTGATGCCAGTTCGGGAGATCTTTTCCCAATCGAAGATGATAAGGAATGGGACATGGTCGAAGAAGTGTTGAATACTTTTTTGGCTGATGACGATTCGAATCTACAAGATTAA
- the dltD gene encoding D-alanyl-lipoteichoic acid biosynthesis protein DltD, with protein MKKPIGKILWRGLGPLLIAIILVAALMLVPFKFGRSSQATIRQAASSMSANVLKGETIKNEAMAENYVPFIGSSELSRMDAFHPSVLAQKYHRDYRPFLMGMAGTQSLTHFLSINALTHVEGKKAVMVLSPQWFVPGGVRKAQFDYFYSPAQMTTFLLHANPNSEADRFAARRLLQFPSTDSDRTVNEALKNIAAGQKLSDGQYWYLKQVKDPMADHQDALFSRLFLNNNQPQLDKAAKTLPSTYDVDDLDGLATRMGMQETTNNPFELKNDFYTKRVKRNMPKLKGSQATWSYVKSPEYSDLQLVLNTFAKKHMEVLFVIPPINAKWAAFTGLDLGMIQNTVTKMKYQLKTQGFNHVLDLSQDGAQPYFMEDTIHIGWRGWLKMDQTVRPFLKTTKAAPVHYKLNDQFYTKHWQQQSANGLD; from the coding sequence ATGAAAAAACCGATCGGGAAGATCCTTTGGCGCGGACTTGGCCCGTTGCTGATCGCTATCATCCTGGTCGCTGCGTTGATGCTCGTGCCATTTAAGTTTGGCCGCAGCAGCCAAGCAACGATCAGGCAGGCGGCCAGCTCCATGTCGGCCAACGTGCTGAAAGGCGAAACTATAAAAAACGAGGCCATGGCCGAAAACTATGTCCCGTTCATTGGGTCATCCGAATTGTCGCGGATGGACGCATTTCACCCTTCCGTGTTGGCTCAGAAGTATCATCGTGATTATCGCCCATTTCTCATGGGAATGGCGGGAACGCAATCACTCACGCACTTCTTGTCCATCAATGCCTTGACGCATGTTGAAGGCAAGAAGGCAGTGATGGTGCTGTCCCCACAATGGTTTGTACCAGGCGGCGTTCGCAAAGCCCAGTTTGATTATTTCTATTCGCCGGCACAGATGACGACCTTCTTACTTCATGCTAACCCGAATTCGGAAGCGGATCGCTTTGCAGCCAGACGGTTACTTCAATTTCCGTCCACCGATTCTGATCGAACCGTCAATGAAGCACTGAAGAATATTGCTGCCGGTCAGAAACTGTCAGATGGCCAGTATTGGTATTTGAAGCAGGTCAAGGATCCAATGGCTGATCATCAGGATGCGTTGTTTTCACGGCTATTTTTAAATAATAACCAACCGCAACTTGATAAGGCTGCCAAGACATTGCCAAGTACTTACGATGTTGATGATCTAGATGGATTGGCAACGCGGATGGGGATGCAGGAGACGACCAATAACCCATTTGAATTGAAGAATGATTTCTACACAAAGCGGGTTAAGCGGAACATGCCGAAATTAAAGGGTTCGCAGGCAACTTGGAGTTATGTTAAGTCGCCTGAGTATTCAGACTTACAATTAGTGCTGAATACGTTCGCCAAGAAGCATATGGAAGTGCTCTTTGTTATCCCGCCGATCAATGCAAAATGGGCGGCCTTCACCGGGCTGGATCTAGGCATGATTCAAAACACGGTCACCAAAATGAAGTATCAGCTGAAAACACAAGGCTTTAATCACGTTTTGGATTTGAGTCAGGATGGGGCACAGCCTTACTTCATGGAAGATACCATTCATATTGGCTGGCGCGGCTGGCTGAAGATGGATCAAACGGTGCGGCCATTTTTGAAGACAACCAAAGCAGCTCCCGTTCATTACAAACTCAATGATCAGTTTTATACCAAACACTGGCAGCAGCAATCGGCCAATGGGTTGGATTAG
- the trxA gene encoding thioredoxin has translation MVQAVTDSNYKTETDTGVTLTDFWATWCGPCRMQSPVIDKLAESRDDVKFVKMDVDANPETPKSFGIMAIPTLVIKKDGKVVEKLVGYQTKDQLEATLNKYTA, from the coding sequence ATGGTTCAAGCAGTTACAGATTCAAACTACAAGACGGAGACCGACACTGGCGTCACCCTCACTGATTTTTGGGCGACTTGGTGCGGCCCTTGTCGGATGCAGAGTCCAGTGATCGACAAATTAGCCGAAAGTCGCGATGACGTCAAGTTTGTTAAGATGGATGTCGATGCTAATCCGGAGACACCTAAATCATTCGGGATTATGGCGATCCCAACGCTGGTCATCAAAAAAGATGGCAAGGTCGTTGAAAAGCTGGTCGGTTATCAAACCAAGGATCAATTAGAAGCAACCTTAAACAAGTACACCGCTTAA
- a CDS encoding DUF2507 domain-containing protein: MAKSDYTTLLNLPGSVSFFAITAMRDLMLPNMLGEEQHHILYWAGRDLATKLPVAESALPQLFTQVGLGTLSPLKQKRQERQYLLAGDVVATRIRTYDDPDFQLEAGFLAQALQQVFGFAVEGGSAIQRREQNVVLTVVMDNKDAQPTAKHLIDLASDQS, translated from the coding sequence ATGGCAAAATCTGATTATACCACCCTGCTGAACCTTCCCGGCTCGGTTTCATTCTTTGCAATCACGGCAATGCGCGATCTTATGCTGCCAAATATGCTAGGTGAAGAACAGCACCATATTCTCTATTGGGCTGGACGTGACTTGGCAACCAAATTACCTGTCGCGGAATCTGCCTTACCACAGCTATTCACCCAGGTTGGTCTGGGAACTTTGTCGCCACTTAAACAGAAACGGCAAGAGCGCCAATATCTGCTTGCAGGAGATGTTGTCGCGACTCGGATTCGTACTTATGACGATCCCGACTTTCAACTCGAAGCCGGCTTTTTAGCGCAAGCGCTGCAGCAGGTATTTGGCTTTGCAGTCGAAGGAGGCAGTGCCATTCAGCGCCGCGAGCAAAATGTTGTTCTGACTGTTGTGATGGACAATAAAGATGCGCAACCCACCGCCAAACATTTAATTGATCTTGCCAGCGATCAAAGCTGA
- the dltC gene encoding D-alanine--poly(phosphoribitol) ligase subunit 2: MADEAIKNGVLDILADLTGSDDVKKNLDLNLFETGLLDSMGTVQLLLELQSQFGVDAPVSEFDRKEWDTPNKIIAKVEQAQ; this comes from the coding sequence ATGGCAGACGAAGCAATTAAAAATGGTGTTTTGGATATTTTGGCAGATTTGACAGGTTCGGATGATGTGAAAAAGAACTTGGATCTGAACTTATTTGAAACCGGATTGCTTGATTCAATGGGAACGGTTCAGTTGCTATTGGAACTACAGAGTCAGTTTGGCGTTGACGCACCGGTTTCAGAATTTGATCGTAAAGAATGGGATACACCAAATAAAATCATTGCAAAGGTCGAACAAGCACAATGA
- the dltB gene encoding D-alanyl-lipoteichoic acid biosynthesis protein DltB, whose product MLNLQPYENPQYFVYLIIALLPVIIGMFKGFRMHWYESIFSLVFLVLIFDADKWPQGKALLGYVVFNLLLVYAYFKYRTREGSKNSTAVFYLSVALGIAQLAVVKFTPLFQHHGSILGFLGISYLTFRVVGTIMEIRDGSIKDLNMWKFIQFLLFFPTISSGPIDRYRRFVKDYDRVPDPEHYAQLVTKAIHYLMLGFLYKFILGYIFGTLWLPSVEHMAMASRGGAFLGLSWPVVGVMYAYSGYLFFDFAGYSLFAVAISYLMGIETPMNFNKPWMSYNIKDFWNRWHMSLSFWFRDYIYMRFVFFMMKHKWIKSRVWTAFVGYLVLFLIMGIWHGETWYYIVYGLFHAMLINLTDAWLRFKKKHKDFFPHNRATHYFAIFMTANAVCFSFLIFSGFLDKLWFH is encoded by the coding sequence ATGCTTAATTTACAACCGTATGAGAATCCACAGTATTTTGTCTATTTAATCATTGCCTTGCTTCCCGTCATCATCGGCATGTTCAAAGGCTTTCGGATGCATTGGTATGAAAGCATCTTTTCGTTGGTTTTCCTGGTACTGATTTTTGATGCCGATAAATGGCCTCAAGGAAAAGCGTTATTGGGGTATGTGGTTTTCAACTTATTACTGGTTTACGCGTATTTCAAATATCGAACGCGCGAAGGCTCAAAAAACTCCACGGCAGTCTTTTATCTTAGTGTCGCGTTAGGAATTGCGCAGCTGGCAGTTGTCAAGTTTACGCCGCTGTTTCAACATCATGGGTCTATTCTTGGCTTCTTGGGCATTAGTTATTTAACTTTCCGAGTGGTCGGCACGATTATGGAAATTCGTGATGGGTCGATTAAAGACCTGAACATGTGGAAGTTTATCCAATTTCTGCTATTCTTCCCAACCATCTCAAGTGGCCCGATTGATCGGTATCGGCGATTTGTCAAAGATTACGATCGCGTTCCTGATCCCGAGCATTACGCCCAGTTGGTGACCAAAGCGATTCACTATCTGATGCTTGGTTTTCTGTATAAGTTTATTCTGGGGTACATCTTTGGAACCTTGTGGCTGCCTTCTGTTGAACACATGGCGATGGCCAGTCGCGGTGGGGCTTTCTTGGGACTCAGTTGGCCAGTCGTGGGCGTCATGTATGCTTACTCCGGTTATTTGTTCTTTGATTTTGCCGGTTACAGTTTGTTCGCGGTTGCCATTTCCTACTTGATGGGCATCGAAACACCGATGAACTTTAATAAGCCTTGGATGTCATATAACATCAAAGACTTCTGGAATCGTTGGCATATGAGTTTGAGCTTTTGGTTCCGTGATTATATCTATATGCGCTTTGTGTTCTTTATGATGAAACACAAGTGGATTAAATCGCGGGTCTGGACGGCATTTGTCGGTTACCTCGTTTTATTCCTGATTATGGGGATTTGGCATGGTGAGACCTGGTATTACATTGTCTATGGGCTGTTCCATGCGATGCTCATTAATCTGACGGATGCATGGCTGCGGTTCAAGAAAAAGCATAAGGACTTTTTCCCGCATAACCGCGCAACGCACTACTTCGCCATTTTCATGACCGCTAATGCTGTATGCTTCTCGTTTTTGATTTTCTCCGGTTTCTTAGACAAGCTGTGGTTCCACTAA